The window TCCAGCGATTGAGAGATTCGGCCGCTTCTGGTGCCGAATCAAGCTACCCAGAAGCGCTCCTCGATATTGGATGCTGTGTTGGCCAGCTATTACGAAAACTGGTGCACGATGGAATTGACCCAACGCGCCTCTTTGGTACAGACCTGCACCCTGAATTCATTTCAATAGGCGCAGAGCTATTCCGCGACGAAGGCTGTGGTTTAACTTTTGCGGCCGGCGATATGTTAGATCCGAGAGATGAAGATCTGAACATTTTAGACGGTAAAATCACGCTTGTGCATGCAGGAAATTTCTTCCATTTATTCACATGGGAAGAGCAAGTTGTCATCGGGATGCGAATAGTACGCTTCCTGCATCCAGGAACCATTGATGCAATAATCTTCGGTAGACAGATCGGGAGTCACAACCCAAGAGAGAGGCAGGGAGGAAGAAAGTCATTTTTACATAACGAGGAAAGCCTGCAGCGACTGTGGAATGAGGTTGGTGTGAAGACGGGGACTCGTTGGCGAGTGCAGATGAATATTAATGAGGAGAGAGTGGTGGACATTCCTGGATTTGGAGTGGAGGATCGATACGTCCGTTTTGGCATTTATCAATTTCCATTACGGAAGGCAGGAACAGCTACCGCCGACACATGAAGAAAGGCAATCTTGTTACTTGTTAGACGGAGCAGTTTGTGGTTTGAATTGTGACCCGTATTTTCTAGCAGTAAGACCAAAATCTAGTCCGAGAAACGCTGTGTTCAGGTGTCCTTCGGCTTCTATCTAAAGGCGCACAGTACGTGAAGCTagtgctctctctctctgtgccAGAAGAGCTGCGCCAAGTACAACAAGAGCCTACTTGAAAGTAATAGTAGATGCAGGGGTCATTCTGTTTCTGCATGTAATTCATCAAGTATAACACGCTTTACACGCAATGTTGCCAGTGAAAAGATGCCACAGACTGCATGTGGACTCTGATACTGGCCTGCGAAAGATTGACCAAGTTTCCCCAGCTGTGCGCCCTTCCAGGTTCACAGGGCGTTTCATGACATTGGGAGACGTGGAGACGGTTGATCCACTTAGTATGCCCACAATCAAGCTGTCCGCCCCTAGCCGCTACCACCAGACGCCGG is drawn from Trichoderma asperellum chromosome 4, complete sequence and contains these coding sequences:
- a CDS encoding uncharacterized protein (EggNog:ENOG41), whose translation is MDHEATLDRWKRFTYVDNLPEDISYFRNLLEKYSNIPPEDIDCLLLRTRERLWEVAMYPCIGRWSFLNLQSVHDPHFYTVVQRLRDSAASGAESSYPEALLDIGCCVGQLLRKLVHDGIDPTRLFGTDLHPEFISIGAELFRDEGCGLTFAAGDMLDPRDEDLNILDGKITLVHAGNFFHLFTWEEQVVIGMRIVRFLHPGTIDAIIFGRQIGSHNPRERQGGRKSFLHNEESLQRLWNEVGVKTGTRWRVQMNINEERVVDIPGFGVEDRYVRFGIYQFPLRKAGTATADT